The following is a genomic window from Hydrogenobaculum sp. Y04AAS1.
CTCATCAGCAGATATTGGGTCTAAGCCAGAGGTAGGTTCATCAAGTATAAGTATATCTGGTTCCAGCGCCAAAGCCCTTGCCAAAGCCACTTTCTTTTTCATGCCCCCAGAAAGCTCACCCGGATAAGCCCATATGTTGGTAAAACCAACCATGTTTAACTTCACTATAGCATTTTTAAAAGCAATGTCTTTTGATAGTAAAGTCTTTTTTAAAACTGGATACATCACGTTTTCTACACTTGTGATAGAATTAAAAAGGGCGTTAAATTGAAACACCACCCCTATTTTGTCCCTTATCTTTTGTATGGTTTTCTCATCGTCAAAATCTATCTTTTTCCCATCAAAGTATATCTCCCCAGATTTTGGTTTTAAAAGAAAAAGCATCAATTTTACCAAAGTACTTTTACCAGATCCGCTTCCACCTACTATAGCCACTATCTCTGATTTTTCTATTTTAAAGCTTATATTTTCATGGACTATATAATTGCCGTATCCAGAGTAAACATTTTTAAATTCTATCATATGCCAATCTTTGCAAAGATGATAGAGAATAAAGCATCTATTACTATGATACCAGAGATGCTTATCACTACACTTTTCATAACGTTTAATGTGACGTCTTCAGGCTTTTTACCAGAATAAAAACCAAAGTATGTGCCTACAAGTCCTATATATGCTCCAAAAAACGGAGCTTTTACCAAACCCACAAACACCTGGTTAAATCCTACAACCTCTCTTAGTCTATCAAAAAACATATCAAAAGGGATATCTAAAGAAGTATTTGCTATTATAGCCCCGCCTAGTACCATTACGTTGCTGGAAAAAAGCACCAGCAAAGGCGTTATCAATGTAAGAGTTATGATTCTTGGTAAACCAAACACCACGTAAGGAGATATGCTCATCACCTCTATAGCATCGATTTCTTCGTATACATTTCTTATGCCTATGTTCGCTGTATATCCACTGCTTACCCTACCAGCCAATATTATACCGGTGATAAGTGGACCAAGCTCTCTAAAGGCCGATATACCTATTAGATTTACTATAAATATATTTGCTCCAAAGCTTATAAGCTCATTTGCGCTTTGATAAGCTATCACTATCCCTACCAAAAACGAAAGCACCGCCAATATAAAAAGAGAGCCAATACCAGAACTTTCTACTTCTTTTAAAAAAGATTCAAATTCTATATCTTTTATATTTTTAAAACTATGGTAAACCAATATTCCTATATACTCTAAAAACGTTAAAGATAAGTTTATA
Proteins encoded in this region:
- a CDS encoding ATP-binding cassette domain-containing protein, which codes for MIEFKNVYSGYGNYIVHENISFKIEKSEIVAIVGGSGSGKSTLVKLMLFLLKPKSGEIYFDGKKIDFDDEKTIQKIRDKIGVVFQFNALFNSITSVENVMYPVLKKTLLSKDIAFKNAIVKLNMVGFTNIWAYPGELSGGMKKKVALARALALEPDILILDEPTSGLDPISADEFDSLIKSTRDSLGTTVVIVTHDIASLKIVDRVLMLYDKKIIFNGNPYLLKAQNHPWIQSFIKGQRGHCYD
- a CDS encoding ABC transporter permease, whose product is MDLTKETIEGKIDVSIFIKEHTIDIKDIEKLDTFGAIFVLELLEKYKDKELVGKKEHIEFIQKVKELLKYNNEKTKKDSNINLSLTFLEYIGILVYHSFKNIKDIEFESFLKEVESSGIGSLFILAVLSFLVGIVIAYQSANELISFGANIFIVNLIGISAFRELGPLITGIILAGRVSSGYTANIGIRNVYEEIDAIEVMSISPYVVFGLPRIITLTLITPLLVLFSSNVMVLGGAIIANTSLDIPFDMFFDRLREVVGFNQVFVGLVKAPFFGAYIGLVGTYFGFYSGKKPEDVTLNVMKSVVISISGIIVIDALFSIIFAKIGI